One window of the Shewanella cyperi genome contains the following:
- a CDS encoding isovaleryl-CoA dehydrogenase — protein sequence MSQLYSSLNFGLGEDVDMLRDAVYQFAQAEIAPIAAKVDHDNAFPNELWPVLGDMGLLGITVSEEFGGVNMGYLAHVVAMEEISRASASIGLSYGAHSNLCVNQINRNGNEAQKAKYLPKLISGEHIGALAMSEPNAGSDVVSMKLHARKEGDRYILNGNKMWITNGPDAHTYVIYAKTELDKGPHGITAFIVERGFKGFSQAQKLDKLGMRGSNTCELVFEDCEVPEENILGGLNQGVKVLMSGLDYERVVLSGGPLGIMNACMDIVLPYVHERVQFGKSIGEFQLIQGKLADMYTGMNAAKAYVYNVARACDRGETTRKDAAGAILYSAELATKMALDAIQLLGGNGYVNEYATGRLLRDAKLYEIGAGTSEIRRMLIGRELFNETK from the coding sequence ATGAGCCAACTGTACTCTAGCCTTAATTTTGGTCTCGGTGAAGACGTGGATATGCTGCGCGACGCAGTGTACCAGTTCGCCCAAGCCGAAATTGCGCCCATCGCCGCCAAGGTAGACCACGACAACGCCTTCCCCAACGAGCTGTGGCCCGTACTGGGTGACATGGGCCTGCTGGGCATCACGGTCAGCGAAGAGTTCGGTGGCGTCAACATGGGCTACCTGGCCCACGTGGTGGCCATGGAAGAAATCTCCCGCGCCTCGGCCTCCATCGGCCTGTCCTACGGCGCTCACTCCAACCTGTGCGTCAACCAGATCAACCGAAACGGCAACGAGGCCCAGAAGGCCAAGTACCTGCCCAAGCTCATCAGCGGTGAGCACATTGGTGCCCTGGCCATGAGCGAGCCCAATGCCGGCTCCGACGTGGTGTCCATGAAGCTGCACGCCCGCAAGGAAGGCGATCGCTACATACTCAACGGCAACAAGATGTGGATCACCAACGGCCCGGACGCCCACACCTATGTGATCTACGCCAAGACCGAGCTGGACAAGGGTCCACACGGCATCACCGCCTTTATCGTTGAGCGCGGCTTCAAGGGCTTCTCCCAGGCCCAGAAGCTGGACAAGCTTGGCATGCGCGGCTCCAACACCTGTGAACTGGTGTTTGAAGACTGTGAAGTACCGGAAGAAAACATCCTCGGCGGCCTGAACCAGGGCGTCAAGGTACTGATGAGCGGCCTGGACTACGAGCGCGTGGTGCTGTCCGGCGGTCCACTGGGCATTATGAACGCCTGTATGGACATAGTGCTGCCCTACGTGCACGAGCGGGTGCAATTCGGCAAGTCAATCGGTGAGTTCCAACTGATCCAGGGCAAGCTGGCCGACATGTACACCGGCATGAACGCTGCCAAGGCCTATGTCTACAACGTGGCCCGCGCCTGCGATCGCGGCGAAACCACCCGTAAAGACGCCGCCGGTGCCATACTCTACAGCGCCGAGCTGGCAACCAAGATGGCCCTGGACGCCATCCAGCTGCTGGGCGGTAACGGTTATGTCAACGAATACGCCACCGGCCGCCTGCTGCGCGACGCCAAGCTGTATGAAATCGGCGCCGGCACCTCGGAGATCCGCCGTATGCTGATCGGACGCGAGCTGTTCAACGA
- a CDS encoding MerR family transcriptional regulator, whose translation MSANQSQQTSYSISDLSKEFDITTRSIRFYEDQGLLKPKRRGQTRIYSLKDRVRLKLILRGKRLGFSLAETRRLFELYDADKSSTSQLHTMLDLIDEKKAALQQQMDDIKVVLMELTSAETQCRAALEDGGKAKA comes from the coding sequence ATGAGCGCAAACCAGAGTCAACAAACCAGTTATTCCATCAGTGATCTGTCAAAAGAGTTTGATATCACTACCCGCAGCATCCGCTTTTATGAGGATCAGGGTCTGCTGAAACCCAAACGTCGCGGCCAGACCCGCATTTACAGCCTGAAGGACAGGGTCAGACTCAAGCTTATTCTGCGCGGCAAGCGCCTGGGCTTCTCGCTGGCCGAGACCCGTCGCCTGTTTGAACTCTACGACGCCGACAAGAGCAGCACCTCCCAGTTGCACACCATGCTGGATCTCATCGATGAGAAAAAGGCCGCGCTGCAACAGCAGATGGATGACATCAAGGTGGTGCTGATGGAATTGACCTCGGCCGAAACCCAATGCCGTGCCGCCCTGGAAGACGGTGGCAAGGCCAAGGCCTGA